The following proteins come from a genomic window of Methanocella conradii HZ254:
- a CDS encoding 50S ribosomal protein L13 has protein sequence MVLINAQGLIVGRLSSIVAKKLLQGEEVTIINAEKAILSGSKASTFREYKQAVDRGTREKGPYYPKRPDAIIRRTIRGMLPYKAQRGKDAMARLRVYIGTPSDVQGQQAVTLEKASAARLSSYRYMELGELSKQLGAKF, from the coding sequence ATGGTATTGATTAACGCTCAAGGACTTATCGTCGGCAGGCTGTCCAGCATAGTCGCAAAAAAGCTGCTACAGGGCGAAGAGGTAACTATCATAAACGCGGAGAAGGCCATCCTTTCAGGGTCGAAGGCCAGCACGTTTAGGGAGTACAAGCAGGCTGTGGACCGTGGTACCAGGGAAAAGGGGCCATACTACCCGAAAAGGCCGGACGCCATCATAAGGAGGACGATCCGTGGTATGCTGCCCTACAAGGCGCAGCGCGGGAAGGACGCGATGGCCCGCCTTAGGGTGTACATCGGCACGCCGTCCGATGTCCAGGGCCAGCAGGCAGTGACGCTTGAAAAGGCGAGCGCGGCCCGCCTGAGCTCATACAGGTACATGGAGCTAGGCGAGCTCTCGAAGCAGCTAGGAGCCAAGTTTTAA
- a CDS encoding 30S ribosomal protein S9: MVKVITTSGKRKTAIARATVRKGTGIVRINKVPLALVQPEIIRLKISEPLILAGSEIASQLDIDVDIRGGGIMGQAEAARCAIARGLVNWTNDMALRDAYLSHDRTLLVNDIRAKEPKHYGGTGARAKFQKSYR; the protein is encoded by the coding sequence ATGGTCAAGGTCATTACTACAAGCGGAAAGAGGAAGACTGCGATTGCACGCGCCACGGTAAGGAAGGGCACGGGTATCGTCAGGATAAACAAGGTGCCATTAGCTCTCGTCCAGCCGGAAATCATAAGGCTCAAGATCTCAGAGCCCCTCATCCTTGCGGGCAGCGAGATAGCGAGCCAGCTTGACATCGATGTCGATATACGTGGCGGGGGCATCATGGGGCAAGCAGAAGCGGCGAGGTGTGCCATCGCCAGGGGACTAGTCAACTGGACCAATGACATGGCGCTTCGCGACGCCTACCTGAGCCATGATAGGACGCTTCTCGTCAACGACATCAGGGCAAAGGAGCCCAAGCACTATGGCGGGACGGGCGCGAGGGCAAAGTTCCAGAAATCGTACCGTTAA
- a CDS encoding DNA-directed RNA polymerase subunit N, giving the protein MIPVRCFTCGKVISNVWEEYRARVEERKRTLPKGEQLRVGDILDDLGVERYCCRRMLLSHVELVDVLAPYQ; this is encoded by the coding sequence ATGATACCGGTTAGATGTTTCACCTGCGGGAAGGTCATATCGAACGTGTGGGAAGAATACCGCGCACGGGTAGAGGAGCGTAAGAGGACCCTGCCGAAGGGTGAACAGCTCAGGGTCGGCGACATCCTCGACGACCTGGGCGTAGAGCGATACTGCTGCAGGCGCATGCTGCTATCGCACGTCGAGCTGGTCGACGTCCTGGCACCATACCAGTGA
- a CDS encoding DNA-directed RNA polymerase subunit K — MSYTRYERARIVGARALQISMGAPVLIKDVKSVEPIEVALAELERGLIPITVKRTNKSYRREAESSESSG, encoded by the coding sequence ATGAGTTATACACGCTATGAGCGTGCGCGTATCGTCGGGGCGAGGGCTCTACAGATATCCATGGGGGCGCCTGTCCTCATCAAGGACGTCAAGAGTGTCGAGCCTATCGAGGTGGCGCTGGCCGAACTGGAGCGCGGCCTCATACCCATCACCGTTAAGAGGACGAATAAATCCTACCGGCGAGAGGCCGAATCTTCCGAATCTTCTGGATGA
- the eno gene encoding phosphopyruvate hydratase: protein MTIIEDIIGRKIFDSRGNPTIEVEVYLDDGFGRAAAPAGASKGTYEAVAIPVDDAIAKLENEVVEQLIGEDAEDQEHIDMLLHEVDGTSNFSNIGGNTSVAVSMAVAKAASNALFRVGPGEPLERYLYRYLGGAYPRMPYPLGNVLGGGAHAPGATDIQEFLVSSVGAETIDEAVYGNALVHKRVKKILADEGVFCGKGDEGGWAPQVRDSMAFEVVSRAVKEASDELGFEVRLGVDVAASELWDEEKKAYVYKDAMRTAEEQVEYIAGLIDEYDLFYVEDPLHENDFDGFADLTEKAGDRCIICGDDLFVTNVKRIEEGIEKFAANAALIKPNQIGTVTDTYNAIALAKRYGYKAIMSHRSGETTDNTIAHLAVAFGCEMLKTGVVGGERIAKLNELIRIGEDIGNDRMTEDLF, encoded by the coding sequence TTGACGATAATCGAGGACATCATCGGGAGGAAAATTTTCGACAGCCGTGGCAACCCGACGATAGAAGTCGAGGTCTACCTGGACGATGGCTTCGGGAGGGCCGCGGCGCCTGCCGGGGCGTCCAAGGGCACCTATGAGGCGGTGGCCATACCGGTCGATGACGCAATAGCTAAGCTTGAGAACGAGGTCGTTGAGCAGCTCATCGGCGAGGACGCGGAAGACCAGGAGCACATAGACATGCTTCTGCACGAGGTCGACGGGACGAGCAATTTTAGCAATATCGGAGGCAACACGTCTGTAGCCGTCTCCATGGCCGTGGCAAAGGCGGCTTCGAACGCGCTTTTCCGCGTTGGCCCGGGAGAGCCGCTGGAGCGCTACCTGTACAGGTATCTCGGCGGCGCGTATCCGCGCATGCCTTATCCGCTGGGCAACGTGCTAGGTGGAGGGGCGCACGCGCCTGGCGCGACCGACATCCAGGAGTTCCTCGTCTCATCTGTCGGCGCAGAGACGATCGATGAGGCGGTGTACGGCAACGCGCTGGTCCATAAGCGGGTAAAAAAGATACTGGCAGACGAAGGCGTCTTTTGCGGAAAGGGCGACGAGGGCGGCTGGGCGCCCCAGGTCAGGGACTCAATGGCCTTTGAGGTGGTCAGCAGGGCCGTCAAGGAGGCATCCGACGAGCTGGGGTTCGAGGTCAGGCTTGGCGTGGACGTGGCGGCTTCCGAGCTATGGGATGAAGAGAAAAAAGCCTACGTCTATAAGGATGCGATGCGTACGGCAGAGGAGCAGGTCGAGTACATCGCGGGCCTGATAGATGAATATGACCTATTTTACGTGGAAGACCCTCTCCATGAGAACGACTTCGATGGGTTTGCCGATCTGACCGAGAAGGCTGGCGATAGATGTATTATATGCGGTGATGACCTTTTCGTCACCAACGTCAAGCGAATAGAGGAGGGCATCGAGAAGTTCGCCGCAAACGCAGCATTGATAAAGCCAAACCAGATAGGCACGGTCACGGACACGTATAACGCCATAGCCCTGGCGAAGCGGTATGGCTATAAGGCCATCATGTCGCACAGGAGCGGCGAGACGACCGACAACACGATAGCACACCTGGCGGTCGCGTTCGGCTGCGAGATGCTGAAGACGGGCGTCGTGGGCGGCGAAAGGATCGCCAAGCTGAACGAGCTCATAAGGATCGGAGAGGACATTGGCAACGACAGGATGACAGAGGATTTATTTTAA
- the rpsB gene encoding 30S ribosomal protein S2: MADKAVEKPEIREIRDESYQSLIPMDEYLAAGVHIGTQQKTEDMKRFIYRVRNDGLYVLDVQSTDERIRAAAKFLSRYEPSNILVVCARQYGQHPAEMFARAIGAKDIVGRFIPGTMTNPEYMFFTEPDVVVVTDPIGDIQAVNEAIKIGVPVVAMCDTNNMTTDIDLVIPTNNKGRKALALVYWLLAREVIRERGEQGFNYTVNDFESEI; the protein is encoded by the coding sequence ATGGCAGATAAAGCTGTAGAAAAACCGGAAATAAGAGAGATAAGGGATGAGAGCTACCAGTCATTGATACCGATGGATGAGTACCTTGCTGCGGGAGTGCACATCGGTACGCAGCAAAAGACTGAGGACATGAAGCGCTTCATATACCGCGTCAGGAACGATGGGCTGTACGTCCTGGACGTCCAGAGCACGGATGAGCGCATAAGGGCGGCGGCCAAATTCCTTTCACGCTATGAGCCGTCGAACATTCTGGTCGTGTGCGCAAGGCAGTATGGCCAGCACCCGGCGGAGATGTTCGCCAGGGCAATCGGGGCCAAGGATATCGTGGGAAGGTTCATACCGGGCACCATGACCAACCCGGAGTACATGTTCTTCACCGAGCCGGACGTCGTGGTCGTCACGGACCCCATCGGCGACATCCAGGCCGTCAACGAGGCCATCAAGATTGGCGTGCCCGTCGTGGCCATGTGCGACACGAACAACATGACCACCGACATCGACCTGGTGATACCGACGAACAACAAGGGCAGGAAAGCTCTCGCTCTCGTGTACTGGCTCCTGGCAAGGGAGGTCATACGAGAGCGCGGCGAGCAGGGATTCAACTATACCGTCAACGATTTCGAGTCAGAGATATAA
- a CDS encoding MEMO1 family protein, producing MRNPAVAGMFYPGSKEALRQQIASLAPRQPTPKIDAMGVVVPHAGYAYSGGVAARVYASIEGAQTFIILGPRHGWEGSAIAVSTEPWKTPLGVVDVAHDFIELLPPGIIDRDEIAHSREHSLEVQVPFLQYFFEGFRIVPIAIGLQDYETVSEVANELMMALEKYPKKAVIVASSDFSHYEPVEAAKRKDSRLIERIEKLDVVGFYDEIARLSATCCGYGPIAAMMLCCKRMGAKRAELLAYATSGDVTGDREVVGYAGLVVTG from the coding sequence ATGAGGAATCCTGCGGTCGCGGGCATGTTTTACCCGGGAAGCAAAGAGGCGTTACGCCAACAGATAGCAAGCCTTGCGCCGAGGCAGCCCACGCCAAAGATAGATGCTATGGGCGTCGTGGTGCCGCACGCTGGCTACGCATATTCAGGCGGCGTAGCTGCCAGGGTTTATGCCTCTATAGAGGGCGCGCAAACCTTCATCATTCTTGGGCCGAGGCATGGGTGGGAAGGCTCCGCAATAGCGGTGTCCACCGAGCCGTGGAAGACGCCGCTTGGCGTCGTGGATGTAGCCCATGATTTCATCGAGCTGCTGCCCCCGGGCATCATAGACCGTGATGAGATAGCGCATAGCCGTGAGCACTCCCTGGAGGTTCAAGTCCCTTTCCTTCAATACTTTTTCGAGGGCTTCAGGATAGTGCCGATTGCGATAGGGCTGCAGGACTACGAGACCGTCAGCGAAGTGGCGAACGAGCTGATGATGGCCTTAGAGAAGTATCCGAAGAAGGCGGTGATCGTGGCATCCAGCGATTTCTCCCATTACGAGCCGGTCGAGGCGGCTAAGAGGAAGGATAGCAGGCTTATCGAGCGGATTGAGAAGCTAGACGTGGTGGGCTTTTATGATGAGATAGCAAGATTAAGTGCCACCTGCTGCGGCTACGGCCCTATAGCCGCCATGATGCTATGCTGCAAGCGCATGGGGGCAAAAAGGGCTGAGCTTCTAGCCTATGCCACGAGTGGCGACGTTACCGGCGACCGTGAAGTTGTTGGATATGCCGGGCTGGTAGTGACCGGGTAG
- a CDS encoding mevalonate kinase, whose product MTICSAPGKVFLFGEHAVVYGKRAIACAIDLRTEVEVNRGGNGIHIHSAFKDDPDKNPYIKMAIKKVQQYVDIKNLSVKVSSTIPIASGLGSSAAVTVATIGALNEEFQVGLRKEEIALMAYQTELEVQGAASPTDTFVSTMGGTVIVPDRKVLPPISCGIVVGHTGISKSTARMVARVRALKEKYPDVIGGIMDSIGCISVRGEDLIKKNDYRSIGELMNVNQGLLDALGITIPELSLQIHAARQHGAYGAKVTGAGGGGCMVAICDEKKCKEIATAIGRSYGDSFITRSTSEGLIIK is encoded by the coding sequence ATGACGATCTGTTCGGCTCCTGGCAAGGTCTTCTTATTTGGCGAGCACGCGGTCGTCTACGGTAAGCGGGCCATCGCATGCGCCATAGACCTCCGTACGGAGGTCGAGGTCAACCGGGGCGGCAATGGCATACACATCCATTCCGCTTTCAAGGACGACCCGGATAAAAACCCCTATATTAAGATGGCTATAAAAAAAGTGCAGCAATACGTTGATATAAAAAATTTGAGCGTAAAGGTCTCTTCCACCATACCCATCGCGTCCGGCCTGGGGTCGTCGGCGGCGGTCACCGTCGCCACAATTGGGGCGCTTAACGAGGAGTTTCAGGTGGGCCTTAGAAAGGAAGAGATAGCCCTCATGGCATACCAGACAGAGCTTGAGGTTCAGGGGGCGGCGAGCCCGACGGACACGTTCGTCTCGACCATGGGGGGCACTGTCATCGTGCCCGACAGGAAAGTGCTGCCGCCCATAAGCTGCGGCATCGTGGTCGGGCACACGGGAATCTCGAAATCAACCGCCAGGATGGTCGCCAGGGTGAGGGCGCTAAAGGAAAAATATCCCGACGTAATAGGCGGCATCATGGATTCCATAGGCTGCATCTCTGTCAGGGGCGAGGATTTAATAAAAAAGAATGATTATCGTTCGATAGGCGAGCTCATGAACGTCAACCAGGGGCTTCTTGACGCTTTAGGCATCACTATCCCGGAGCTATCCTTACAGATCCACGCCGCACGACAGCACGGCGCGTATGGCGCCAAGGTCACCGGCGCCGGAGGAGGAGGATGCATGGTGGCCATCTGTGACGAGAAGAAATGTAAAGAGATCGCCACGGCAATTGGCCGCTCATATGGGGATAGTTTTATAACTCGCTCGACGTCCGAGGGGTTGATCATCAAATGA
- a CDS encoding isopentenyl phosphate kinase, translated as MTIILKIGGSVLTDKNKVSAAKPEAIARVAREVSEALSPRLVLVHGAGSFGHHQAKEYRLKDGLNDWSIKGILPTHNAVKSLNAMVVDALQMSGVDALPVHPLSNCILNNGRIEHMCMEAITRMLRAEIVPVLHGDVVMDTAKGVGILSGDQLVAYLARALKADRVGIGTNVDGVLRNGSVIRELKPANIREVESILSGSVGVDVTGGMYGKIAELMALAGEGIPSVVFNAEKPGNIVKFLRDDLAEGTLISGD; from the coding sequence ATGACGATAATACTCAAGATTGGCGGCAGCGTGCTGACGGACAAGAATAAAGTATCGGCGGCGAAGCCAGAGGCCATCGCGCGCGTCGCGAGGGAGGTGAGCGAGGCGCTTAGCCCGCGGCTGGTTTTGGTCCATGGGGCGGGCTCCTTCGGGCACCACCAGGCGAAGGAATACCGGCTGAAAGATGGGCTTAACGACTGGAGCATAAAAGGCATACTGCCGACGCACAACGCAGTTAAATCTTTAAACGCGATGGTCGTGGACGCCCTGCAGATGAGCGGCGTGGACGCGCTGCCGGTGCACCCGCTTTCTAATTGTATTCTCAACAATGGAAGGATAGAGCACATGTGCATGGAGGCCATAACGAGGATGCTGCGCGCGGAAATCGTCCCGGTGCTTCATGGCGACGTAGTCATGGACACGGCAAAAGGCGTGGGCATCCTATCTGGCGACCAGCTCGTGGCTTACCTCGCCAGGGCTCTTAAAGCAGACAGGGTGGGCATCGGCACCAACGTGGATGGAGTCTTAAGGAATGGCAGCGTAATAAGGGAGCTCAAGCCAGCAAACATAAGGGAAGTTGAAAGCATCCTATCTGGCTCAGTAGGAGTAGACGTTACGGGGGGCATGTACGGTAAAATAGCAGAGCTGATGGCGTTGGCCGGGGAGGGCATACCCTCGGTCGTATTCAATGCGGAAAAGCCGGGCAACATCGTGAAATTCTTGAGGGATGACCTGGCTGAAGGCACACTCATAAGCGGAGACTGA
- the fni gene encoding type 2 isopentenyl-diphosphate Delta-isomerase, translated as MVTSKRKMEHLDICTRENVESKGSGFEDIEFIHRCLPEINKSEISTSTTFLGHRFNAPLMIASMTGGHPCTMEVNANLAMAAEELGLGMGVGSQRAALEDPKLEDTYRIVRDKAPHAFIYGNIGAPQLSEYTIEDIERAVSMIDADAMAIHLNFLQEAIQPEGEVDARGIIDRIAAIAEGLSVPVIVKESGAGICHGDAYMLKKAGVAALDVGGRGGTSWAGVEVFRARMEQDSISEHLGIKFWDWGIPTAVSIVEADIGLPLIATGGIRDGVMVAKALALGASMSSVALPLVSAARISSEKVKRTLELYIEELKAVMFLTGSRTPEEIRRAPIIISGKTRDALEARGFNWKAFAQR; from the coding sequence ATGGTGACCTCGAAGAGAAAGATGGAGCACCTGGACATCTGTACCAGGGAAAACGTGGAATCGAAGGGCAGCGGGTTCGAAGACATCGAATTCATACACCGGTGCCTTCCTGAAATAAATAAGTCCGAGATTTCAACCAGCACCACTTTCTTAGGCCACAGGTTCAACGCTCCGCTGATGATAGCTTCAATGACCGGCGGCCATCCATGCACGATGGAAGTGAACGCGAACCTGGCGATGGCGGCCGAGGAGCTGGGGCTGGGCATGGGCGTGGGCAGCCAGAGGGCGGCGCTCGAGGACCCAAAGCTGGAGGACACTTACCGGATAGTGCGGGATAAGGCGCCCCACGCGTTCATATACGGCAACATTGGCGCGCCCCAGCTATCCGAGTATACCATAGAGGACATCGAGCGTGCGGTAAGCATGATCGACGCCGATGCCATGGCGATTCACCTGAACTTCCTTCAGGAGGCGATACAGCCCGAAGGAGAGGTAGATGCCAGGGGCATCATAGACAGGATTGCGGCAATCGCAGAAGGCCTGTCAGTGCCGGTTATCGTGAAAGAGAGCGGCGCGGGCATCTGCCATGGCGACGCCTATATGCTGAAAAAGGCCGGCGTAGCGGCCCTTGACGTGGGCGGCAGAGGCGGCACGAGCTGGGCGGGCGTGGAGGTCTTCAGGGCACGCATGGAGCAGGACAGCATTAGCGAGCACCTGGGGATAAAGTTCTGGGATTGGGGCATCCCTACCGCCGTGAGCATCGTCGAGGCTGACATCGGGCTTCCTTTGATAGCGACGGGCGGCATAAGGGATGGCGTCATGGTGGCGAAAGCGCTGGCATTGGGCGCGTCCATGAGCAGCGTGGCGCTGCCGCTCGTGTCTGCCGCAAGGATAAGCTCCGAGAAAGTGAAGAGAACGCTTGAATTGTACATAGAGGAGCTAAAGGCCGTGATGTTCCTTACCGGCTCCAGGACGCCGGAGGAGATCAGGCGTGCCCCGATTATAATCTCGGGGAAAACGAGGGACGCGCTGGAGGCGAGAGGGTTTAACTGGAAGGCCTTCGCCCAGCGCTAG
- a CDS encoding RNase J family beta-CASP ribonuclease, producing MRDVGIIAVGGYEEVGRNMTAIRVGKEIVIMDMGIRLDRIQIHEETEIEKLHSLDLIKMGAIPDDKVLNNVDANVVGIVCTHGHLDHIGAVPKLAHRYKCPIISTPFTTELIRQEIESERKFEVANKLIPLDCGKIHDLSRNLSVELIRVQHSIVDCAFAALHTPHGIILYACDFKIDRTPTLGDVPDFKRLKQLGKEGVLAMITESTNVDRSGKTPSEQIARDMVWDALLGTEETESGVLVTTFSSHIARLKSIIEAAEKMDRTPVLLGSSMERYYGTAIKMGYVEKPDNLQIFGYRRSIEKAVKQIMKEGKDKYLPIVTGHQGEPDAILGRIASGELDFKLENGDKVIFSANVIPNMLNQANRYACETKLRMRGARIYDNVHVSGHAYKEDHWELLRMVKPEHVIPAHGNMHMHTAYIDMAEDTGYEFGQTAHILRNGQELTL from the coding sequence ATGAGAGATGTTGGAATAATAGCGGTCGGCGGCTACGAGGAAGTAGGCCGGAACATGACCGCCATACGTGTTGGTAAAGAGATAGTCATCATGGATATGGGCATACGGCTGGACCGGATCCAGATCCATGAGGAGACAGAGATAGAGAAGCTGCATTCGCTGGACCTTATAAAGATGGGAGCGATACCTGACGATAAGGTCCTGAATAACGTGGACGCAAACGTCGTGGGCATAGTCTGCACCCATGGCCACCTTGACCATATCGGCGCGGTGCCAAAGCTGGCGCACAGGTATAAGTGTCCGATAATATCGACGCCGTTCACCACGGAGCTTATAAGGCAGGAGATCGAGTCAGAGAGGAAGTTCGAGGTGGCCAACAAGCTGATACCGCTGGACTGCGGGAAGATCCACGATCTCTCGAGGAACCTATCTGTCGAGCTTATCAGGGTGCAGCATAGCATAGTGGACTGCGCCTTCGCGGCGCTGCATACGCCGCATGGCATCATACTTTATGCGTGTGACTTCAAGATAGACCGGACGCCCACGTTAGGCGATGTTCCCGACTTCAAGAGGCTCAAGCAGCTCGGCAAGGAGGGGGTGCTGGCCATGATCACCGAGAGCACAAACGTGGACCGCTCGGGCAAGACGCCCTCCGAGCAGATAGCCAGGGATATGGTCTGGGATGCCCTGCTGGGCACCGAGGAGACCGAGAGCGGCGTGCTCGTGACGACCTTCTCATCGCATATCGCCAGGCTGAAATCCATAATCGAGGCGGCCGAGAAAATGGACCGCACGCCTGTGCTTCTTGGCAGCAGCATGGAGAGGTACTACGGTACGGCCATTAAGATGGGCTATGTGGAAAAGCCCGATAACTTACAGATATTCGGCTATCGCCGCTCCATCGAGAAGGCGGTGAAGCAGATAATGAAAGAGGGCAAGGATAAGTACCTCCCCATCGTGACGGGCCACCAGGGAGAGCCTGACGCCATCCTGGGAAGGATAGCGAGCGGAGAGCTGGACTTCAAGCTGGAGAATGGCGACAAGGTGATATTCTCGGCGAACGTCATACCTAACATGCTCAACCAGGCGAACCGTTATGCCTGCGAGACCAAGCTGAGGATGAGGGGCGCCCGTATCTATGATAACGTGCACGTTTCCGGGCACGCATACAAGGAGGACCACTGGGAGCTTTTAAGGATGGTCAAGCCAGAGCACGTCATACCTGCCCACGGCAACATGCACATGCACACCGCCTATATCGACATGGCCGAGGACACGGGCTATGAGTTCGGGCAGACTGCGCACATCCTGCGAAATGGACAGGAGCTTACCCTTTAA
- a CDS encoding glutamate--tRNA ligase, whose amino-acid sequence MDTREIELIARKLALQNAYKYGKAPQAGAVMGKLMGTHPELKAQAKELMPIIQKALAEIGQMTNDEVKSELESIAPELIEELHVKKETRRGLPELDISNVKPGQKVTLRIAPNPNGPPSLGNARGIIVNYEYARMYDGVFIMRFDDTDPSIKKPMLEAYQWYVDQAKWLGCPPDKVVIASDRLPLYYEYAEKLIEMGKAYVCFCDHDTFKELKDKGEPCPHRDALPEENMKNWRAMLNGDFEEKVVLRIKTDIRHKDPALRDWVAFRIVREEHPRVGKKYLVWPMLDFESAMEDHFLGVTHIIRGKDLMKTADKQRYVYKYLGWEYPKVYHWGRVRLLGFGKFSTSVMKKGIEAGEYTGWDDPRLPTVAALKRRGFEPEAIRNVMVNMGVTETDIEFSMETLYAENRKIVDAKANRYFFVNDPVALRVKGAPQTTAKAPLHPLDHARGFREIHVDENPEVLVTLADKNAFRVGDIIRLKDLYNVRLTSMEPFEAEYVGNDLSVLKQGARIIHWAPVDGLPVRVLGPDREYHGVAERGVHNELNNVVQFERFAFCRIDSINRVVVAYYTHP is encoded by the coding sequence ATGGATACCCGGGAAATAGAGCTTATCGCCAGAAAGCTGGCGCTTCAGAACGCCTACAAGTATGGTAAAGCCCCCCAGGCAGGGGCGGTCATGGGTAAGCTAATGGGCACGCATCCTGAATTGAAGGCACAGGCAAAGGAATTAATGCCTATCATCCAGAAAGCCCTGGCAGAGATCGGACAGATGACAAATGATGAGGTAAAGTCAGAGCTAGAATCCATCGCTCCGGAGCTCATCGAGGAGCTTCACGTTAAAAAAGAAACAAGGAGGGGGCTGCCAGAACTGGATATTTCGAATGTAAAGCCAGGGCAGAAGGTCACCTTGAGGATCGCCCCGAACCCGAATGGGCCTCCATCGCTGGGCAACGCCCGCGGCATAATCGTCAACTACGAGTACGCCCGGATGTACGATGGCGTCTTCATTATGCGGTTCGACGACACGGACCCGTCCATTAAAAAACCCATGCTAGAGGCCTACCAGTGGTACGTGGACCAGGCGAAGTGGCTGGGCTGCCCGCCTGATAAGGTGGTCATCGCATCCGATAGGCTTCCGCTTTACTACGAGTACGCTGAGAAGCTCATCGAGATGGGCAAGGCTTACGTTTGCTTCTGCGATCACGATACCTTCAAGGAGCTTAAGGATAAGGGCGAGCCGTGCCCGCACCGGGACGCTCTCCCTGAGGAGAACATGAAGAACTGGCGGGCCATGCTTAACGGGGATTTCGAGGAGAAGGTTGTGCTCCGGATAAAGACGGATATAAGGCATAAGGACCCAGCCTTACGAGACTGGGTGGCTTTCCGCATAGTTAGGGAGGAGCACCCGCGCGTGGGCAAAAAATACCTGGTGTGGCCCATGCTAGACTTTGAGTCTGCTATGGAAGACCACTTTTTGGGCGTCACCCACATAATCCGCGGTAAGGACCTCATGAAGACCGCCGATAAGCAGCGCTATGTATATAAGTATTTAGGGTGGGAGTACCCGAAGGTTTACCACTGGGGGAGGGTGAGGCTGCTCGGCTTCGGCAAGTTTTCCACAAGCGTCATGAAGAAAGGCATAGAGGCCGGGGAATACACCGGCTGGGATGACCCGAGGCTGCCCACGGTGGCTGCCCTCAAGAGGAGGGGGTTCGAGCCAGAGGCGATCAGGAATGTCATGGTGAACATGGGCGTGACGGAGACCGATATCGAGTTTAGCATGGAGACGCTCTACGCCGAGAACAGGAAGATAGTAGACGCTAAGGCGAACCGCTATTTCTTCGTGAATGACCCTGTTGCCTTGAGGGTTAAGGGTGCCCCGCAAACGACTGCGAAGGCTCCGCTGCACCCGCTCGACCATGCCCGCGGCTTCAGGGAAATACATGTCGATGAGAACCCAGAAGTGCTGGTTACCCTGGCCGATAAGAACGCTTTCAGGGTGGGCGACATCATACGCCTTAAGGATTTATATAATGTAAGGCTTACCTCAATGGAGCCATTCGAGGCAGAGTATGTCGGCAATGACCTTTCTGTTTTGAAGCAGGGCGCCAGGATAATACACTGGGCGCCGGTAGATGGCCTGCCCGTCAGAGTCCTGGGCCCGGATAGGGAGTACCATGGCGTAGCTGAGCGTGGGGTGCATAACGAGCTTAACAACGTCGTCCAGTTTGAGAGGTTCGCGTTTTGTAGGATAGACTCTATCAATAGAGTCGTGGTCGCCTATTATACGCACCCTTAA